GAGGTGGCCAGGGCCCCCTTGGGGGTGACAAAGCCGTAGGCTTCGAGGATTTCCTTGGCGTCGGCTTCGCCCACCTCGCGCAATCCCTGGCGGATGTGGCGCTCGATGATGATCTCCACCTTGTGGCGGTTGACCGGGAAGAGCTTCACCACGCGCTTGGGCTTGTTGCGCCAGCGCACGTGCTCGGTCATCACCTTGATCACGTCGACGGCGTTTTCCGGCGAGACGTATTGCGGAATGCCCGCCGCGCGCAGGACTTTCAGCGCCTCGGTGATTTTTTCCGCGCCGATGAAGCAGGCCAGGACGGGTTTGCCGGGCTTCTTCTTCACCACCCGCGCCACCGCCTCGGCCGTCTCCCGGCACTCGGTCATCGCCTGCGGGGTGAGGATCACCAGGGCGATGTCCACCCCGGGATCGTCGAGCACGGTGTCGAGCGCCTGCTCGTAGCGGTCTGCCAGCGCATCCCCGAGGATGTCCACCGGGTTGTGGACCGAAGCCGCCGCCGGCAGGAAGGACTCCAGCTTGTCCATCGTCGCATGCGCGAGCTGGGTGAAGCCCAGCCCTTCCCGCTCGACCGCGTCGGCCGCCATAATCCCCGGACCGCCGGCGTTGGTGATGATCGCCACCCGGTTGCCCTTCGGCAGGGGCTGGACGGCGAAGGCCTCGGCGTAGTCGAACTGCTTGTCGATCGACGGACAGCGGATGATCCCGGCGCGCTCGAAGCCCGCCTCGTAGGCGGTTTCCCCGCCGGCCAGCGAGCCGGTGTGGCTCGAGGCGGCCTTGGCCCCCACGGCGGTGCCGCCGGATTTGATCAGCAGAATGGGTTTGACGTTCGAAACCTGCTCGGCGCGGCGGACGAACATGTTGCCGTCGCTGATGCTTTCCAGGTATCCGGCGATGACTTTCGTCTCCGGATCGTCGCCCAGGGCGGCGATCAGGTCCAATTCGTTGACGTCGATTTTGTTGCCGATCGAGATCAGTTTGCTGAAGCCGATCCCGGAGGCGTTGGCCATATCCAGGATCGCGGCCAGCAGCGCGCCGGATTGCGACAGGTATCCGATTCCCCCCGCCGCGGGCAGGCTCCCGCCGAAGCTGGCGTTGATTTTCCGCGAAGGGGCGATGATTCCCAGGCAGTTGGGGCCGATGACGCGGATCCCGTACTGGGAGGCGGTCTGGGTGATCCGCTGTTCGAGCGCCAGCCCTTCTTTGCCCACTTCCTTGAAGCCGGCGGTGATGATGATCACCGCTTTCACCCCCAGCTTGCCGCATTGCAGCATGATCGCCGGAACGACCGGCGCGGGGACCACGATCACCACCAAATCCGGAACCTCCCCGATCGCAGGCAGGTCGGGGTAGCATTTCAACCCCAGAATCTCGTCCGCCTTGTTGTTGACCGGGAATACTTTTCCGGGAAATCCGGCTTCGATCATATTTTCAAGGATCTCGAATCCGACTTTGGTTCTTTGGGTGGAGGCGCCGACGATGGCCACGGATTTGGGGGCAAAAAATTTCTCAAGACTCATGACGTTCCTCGGTGGAAGGATCCGGTTCAAAAACGCGCTATTTTACCACGACGCAAGGCCGCAGTAAGCTCCGGCGCTCCGGAATCTCATCGAAGTATACCGCCTTCCGCACAAACTGTCGCCGCAGCAAAGTAACCTCATGAAGGAATCCGCATTTCGGGGAAGAAAACTACGTAAAAAAAAAGAAGCCCGCGGCGGTCCATGCCGGCCGCCCGGGCCGCCTTGCGTGCCTACCCGAAGAAACGCCCCGCGCCCGGCAGCGGCCCTATTGCAGCGCGGCGATCAACAGGAAAAGAATGACGACGGCGATCATACAGCCCCCGGCCAGCGCGATCTTCGTCTCCATCGACAGCGAAGTCCACCGGCTTCGGCGCTGAACCTGCCCGTCCGGTCCGAGATCCCCCGCCGGCGGTTCCCGCCGCTCGGCGCCCGGCCCCGATCGCCGGATGTCATCCTTGTCGATCAGCCGCATGTAGCGCTTGGTCAATTCCAGTTCGTCGCTGGTCGTGAACATGCGAATGTTCTTGGGATACGATTCCATGGGGAAATCGTCCGCGCCGGAAAGCCCGACCTGCGGCTCCCAGACCCTGGCCGACGTCCGGGCCGATCCCCGCCGCACGATGGCCGTCCTGCCCTCCAGTTTGCGGGTGGACCGGGCGGCGTGGAATGAACCGGCGCCGGCCTTCAGCGCCGCCCCGCAGGACGGGCAGAAGGCGGCCTGGAACGCCCCCCACAGCGCCCGCTCGCAGTTCGGACAGCGCAATCTCGTGAAGGAGAAAACCGCCAAACCGAAGGCGGCCGCCGCCAGGACGCCCGCCGCGGCCAACAGCACGCCGCTCCATTGGGCATCCCGCGCCGAAGGGATTCCGTAGAGTGCGAATCCGACGGCGGACAAAAGCAAAGCGGCCGCGGCGGCCAACCGGATGTTGCGGGCGGACCGGGACCGGCTGCCGAATTCTTCAATCAGGCTTGAATCGTCCATGCAATCCTCAGCATTGTCCGTTGCGGAATCCCCTGCCGTACGGCGGAGGCCGAACGGCATTGTACCTTGTCGCAGTGAATTCACCTTTCCGCATTATTGAACTCTTAATTTAAAACGCCCCGAACAGGGTGTGGATCACCCTGGTCGATCCCCGTCCGGCTTGGCAGAGCCAAGCCGGCGCAGCCCGCATTCCGTACAGGCATATCGAGACGGCGGCATTTTGCGGTGGTTTTGCCCTCCCGCCGGAATCCGCGGCGCCGGCGGAATCATTCCTTCCGGCAGATCAACACGCCTTTGCCCACCGGCACGATCAGGGAATCCACGCGCGGATCCGCCTGCGCCCTTTCCAGCACCGGCCGGAGAGAATCGGCATGGCTGACCGCGTTGTCGGCGGCCAGGATCCCGCCGGGAACCAGGTTGGGGACTACCGCTTCGTAGCAGTCGGAGTAGATTTCCTTTTCCGCGTCCAAAAAACAAAACGCAACCTGCCGGAACGCCGCCGGATGGTTGCGCGCATCGCCTTCAACCAGTTCCACCCACTGTTCGATCCCCGCCCGGCTCAAAGTCTCCCGCGCCAGGGCGGCCTTCTCCGGCAGAATCTCGAACGCGGTCAGGCGCCGGTCGAAGCGCTCGCAGGCCAGCGCCAGCCACATCGTCGAATACCCGGCGCTGGAGCCGATTTCAAGCCACGCGCCCGGCGGCGTGCCCGCCGCCAGCAGGGCCAGGAACCGGCCGGTCTCGGGCGGGATTTGGCGCAGGCGCCGCTGGCGGGGCGTGCCGTCGGCGCGGTCCCGGCGGTCGATCGCCTCCAATTGGCGCATCCGTTCGAGGATTTCCGGCCGGATGTTGTGGAACATGGACGCCTATTCTCCCTTCACTCCATCAAGCCGAATCCCTTCCCGGGCCGGCCCGGCTGGGAAGGGTCTCCCGCCACGGCGAGCATAAATCCCTGACCGGCTCGAGGACTCGATCCGCGTGCGACGGCCCGACATGGACGTTGCCGTCCGACATGCTTCGGCGCAGGGCGCCCTCCGGATCCGCGAAAGGGTCGAACGGATCCAGGAAATGAAAATCGAAAGCGGAACATTGTTCGGCCAGCGACCGGTTGAGAATCCGGCGGGCTTCGACCCGTTCGGCGAGGGTGCCGGCGATGGGAAACGCCGGATTTGGGGCTTGATCGGTGGGAGGAATGACCGACAAGATGACCGTCCGCAGGGCGCGCGCGTCCTTTTGGATTTCAGAGACGGACCGGAGAAATCCTCCGGCCAAACTTGCGGCGAGGGAGGCGACGGTCACGCCCTGCCGACGGGCCTGCGGAACGAGATGGCAGCGCACGTCGATTTCCCCCAGGCACCAGATGACGATATCCCGGTCGTGCACGCCCAGATCGCTCAAAAGCAGGGCGGCGCGTCCGTCGCGCGCGATCCGGTGCATCGTCACCGGCCCCAGGTGATGCAGCCGGATGTCCGGCGCGCCGCGGAAAATGAACTTCGCATGGCTGTCTCCCACGGCGTGCACCGCAGGCCGGCGTGGGAATGATCTATGGACCAAAGAGGCGGCCCGCCAGCACCAGGCGCGGATCCGGCGGAACGATCCGCCCAGGATGGCTGGCGACGTTTTGCGGCCGCGGGATCCCTGCGGCAGACGGACCGGATCCATCCGTGCCCCGGTGCGTTCCGTCAAATCACGCATCCGCCCGTCCCGCATGGCGCAGGATGCGCAAGGCCTGCAGGGTCACCCAGCGGTCCGTCTCCGGCGGCGCGCCCATTTCGCGCCAGGTGCGGGTGCGGAAGGGACTGCTCCCCTTCCAGCGGCCGTCCGGCCGGCGGCGCGATTCCAGCCAATCCAGCGCCGGACGCGCGCCGCGATGATCCAGGAACTCCAGCTCGTCCAGCACGCGCAGGGTGAAGAGAATGTCCGCCTGATAGAAAAGCGGGAAGTTCAATTTGAACCACAGCGGGCTGACCCTTCCTCCGCGCGGAACCGGATAATCAGCCCGCTCCAAATGATGGTCCCGAAGCAGAAAGTTAACGCCCTTCCTAACGGCGGCCTCCACGTTACGGTCGCGGCGCGGTTTCGGAATCGCCGCCAGCCCCCACAATACGCGCGCCACGCCCCAGGCGCAGGCTTTTCCGCCGTTCCACCCGCACGCGCAGTCCCCGTCGGAAACCGCCCGGGCGCAAAACCGGGTCAACCGCTCCAGGCGGTCGTCTTCCGCGGCCCGCACGCTCCACGCGTAGCGAAGGATGTTGCCGAACAGGCAGGACCAAGGGAAGGATTCCGATTCCAAACCTGCTTGCACCTTGCCGCGGGTTGCCTCGAGCATATAACCGGCCCCGCGCCGAAACCGCGCATCGGCCCTTTCCGCTCCCAATTCCGCAAGCAGCATCATGCTCCAATGCGTGCTGAAATATTTCGGCCCGTAGTAGCCGAAATCGATTTTCCAGTTGCCTTGCTTGGATTGGCGGGAGAGGATCGCCGGTATCGCGCCGGTCCGCATCCCTCGCGCCTTCGCCGCGCGGACCCGCGCCGCCGGCGGGGAGCACAGGCGCGGATCGCTCAGGGTCTGGTAAACGATGGAAGGAGTCTGCGAGTCCAGCAGCCAGGATATCCGTTCGTCAGTCGGTTTCATACGGACCTCCCCGCGGATGGATCCCGGATTTAGCCTCCGGCCGGCGCGGGCTTCCATCCGCGTCCGGAAAGCACCTCGAGGCGTACTCGCGGGCGGTTCACTTGCGGTTCAGGACGATCAACGCCCCGAGGACCCCGGGCACCCAGCCGATCAAGGTCAGCAGGGTGACGATGACGATCGAACCGCAGCCCTTATCGATGACGGCCAGGGGAGGCAGGAGGATGCAGAGCAGTACCCGTCCGAGCGACATGCCGTTCTCCTTTCGGCGATGCAGGAAACTCGCAGTTGATCCATCGCAGCAATCTACGAGCAGCGGAAAATATCGGTTTTTTACCGAACGAGGCAGGCTTCCACCGCCCATCACCCCCCCCGCGGCTGCGCCGGGTGTTGACCACGCCCTTCGGCGGTGTCTTGGCGGGCATTTCTAGGAGTACGCCCGTACCACCCGGCAGAAGCAGGGTTTTTCTGCTAAGCGGCGCCCCCCGCACGGAGGTGCGTTCCGGAGTGAAGCCCGTTCCAGCCCGCCCGGCGGGTTTGCCGGGGCGGGACTCGCCAAGACATCCGGTTTTATATCCCGACTAATGGTAGACGTTGACCCAAACCGCGTCGTATCGGCACATCGCGGTGCCGGATTCCGCTTCGGCGAACAGGCTGATCGTCCCGGCCGTCAGGCCCGAATCCGTCACCGTCCCCGCCAAGCGTCCGTTGAAAAACACCTTCAGCGTTTCCCCGCGCGCATACAACAGCACCCGGGTCCGCGCGCCGTCCGCCAGGATAAGCTCCCCATCGGCGGCCGGCTCGATCAGGACTTCCGCGACCACTCCGCCGGCGAAGCGCAGCAACGACCAGAAGGCGGCCCCCTCCGTCCGTTCCAGCCGCAACGCGTACCAGTCCCCCTCACCGTCGGAGCGGAAACGGTATCCGCAAGCGGCCGTCGCGGCGGAGGATTCCAGGCTGACGGAAGCCGCCATGGCGTAATCGCCGTCTTCCGCGGAACCGCAACCCTCGACCGGCTCGGCCGCCGGCTTTCCCCCCGCTCCGCTCTCGATCTCGCGGACGGTCTCTTCGTAGCAAATATCGTATGGGCTGTACGGAGTTTCCAAATCCGCCCGGTCCAATTCAGAGTCGATGTACCGGATGATGCTTAAATCGTCTTGGGCCTCCACCGCATCGTAGAAATCCTCGATTTCTTCCAATCGGAGAGGGGATTCCGTTTTTTTCGGTTCCAGGATGGGGGCCGTTTTATCCGCTCGCAGGGAAGATTCCATTTCCTCCGTTTTCAAAGGGGATTCCGTTTTTTCCACCGGGGAACCGGCAAGGGCGCTGCAGGATAGGGACATCAGCAGGCCGGCCCACAACAGAAACGGGGCAAGGGTTCGTTTCATCTTTTTTCTCCTCCTTCCGCCTTGGGGGATCCGCAAACCTAGAACGGCTTCCCGGCAGGGATTCCTCCGCAGGCCAACCATCCTGGATTGTACACGGATTCTCGTCCGCGGAAAAACGGGGGCGCTTAAAAAATCCAGCCCAACGGCCCCAGGATCAGCCGCAAGGAGATGTACAGCAGGGCGATGTAATGGAGAATGTGCACCAAAGCCTGCCTGCGGCTCATCGCCTGCGCGCTCGAGGAGTGGACGGGATTGTCCAGACCCTGGCGATGCCAAATTCCGGCGGCGATCAAGGCGAACGCCACGAACCACCCGGAACGCAGGAAGAAGGCGGCGATAAGCTCCCCCAGATCCAGCCAGGC
The genomic region above belongs to Anaerolineales bacterium and contains:
- a CDS encoding acetate--CoA ligase family protein translates to MSLEKFFAPKSVAIVGASTQRTKVGFEILENMIEAGFPGKVFPVNNKADEILGLKCYPDLPAIGEVPDLVVIVVPAPVVPAIMLQCGKLGVKAVIIITAGFKEVGKEGLALEQRITQTASQYGIRVIGPNCLGIIAPSRKINASFGGSLPAAGGIGYLSQSGALLAAILDMANASGIGFSKLISIGNKIDVNELDLIAALGDDPETKVIAGYLESISDGNMFVRRAEQVSNVKPILLIKSGGTAVGAKAASSHTGSLAGGETAYEAGFERAGIIRCPSIDKQFDYAEAFAVQPLPKGNRVAIITNAGGPGIMAADAVEREGLGFTQLAHATMDKLESFLPAAASVHNPVDILGDALADRYEQALDTVLDDPGVDIALVILTPQAMTECRETAEAVARVVKKKPGKPVLACFIGAEKITEALKVLRAAGIPQYVSPENAVDVIKVMTEHVRWRNKPKRVVKLFPVNRHKVEIIIERHIRQGLREVGEADAKEILEAYGFVTPKGALATSPEQAASIADQIGYPVVMKIWSRDIIHKSDVGGVKLGMRNAQEVMDAFDLMMYRVPKKAPDAQILGVLVQQMCKGVREVILGMNRDPRFGPLMMFGMGGTMVEVMKDVSFYLAPLTADEAKQMLISTRTYKMLQGVRGEEGVDIDAIAEGLQRLSQLVTEYPQIQELDINPYVVGPRGTVPIAVDARMSVEEK
- a CDS encoding O-methyltransferase, whose translation is MFHNIRPEILERMRQLEAIDRRDRADGTPRQRRLRQIPPETGRFLALLAAGTPPGAWLEIGSSAGYSTMWLALACERFDRRLTAFEILPEKAALARETLSRAGIEQWVELVEGDARNHPAAFRQVAFCFLDAEKEIYSDCYEAVVPNLVPGGILAADNAVSHADSLRPVLERAQADPRVDSLIVPVGKGVLICRKE
- a CDS encoding SGNH/GDSL hydrolase family protein, which produces MTERTGARMDPVRLPQGSRGRKTSPAILGGSFRRIRAWCWRAASLVHRSFPRRPAVHAVGDSHAKFIFRGAPDIRLHHLGPVTMHRIARDGRAALLLSDLGVHDRDIVIWCLGEIDVRCHLVPQARRQGVTVASLAASLAGGFLRSVSEIQKDARALRTVILSVIPPTDQAPNPAFPIAGTLAERVEARRILNRSLAEQCSAFDFHFLDPFDPFADPEGALRRSMSDGNVHVGPSHADRVLEPVRDLCSPWRETLPSRAGPGRDSA
- a CDS encoding YqaE/Pmp3 family membrane protein encodes the protein MSLGRVLLCILLPPLAVIDKGCGSIVIVTLLTLIGWVPGVLGALIVLNRK